In Bombus fervidus isolate BK054 chromosome 11, iyBomFerv1, whole genome shotgun sequence, a single genomic region encodes these proteins:
- the LOC139992062 gene encoding uncharacterized protein isoform X6: protein MASSSVSQEDFDNDFELTSRRSRIRTARARVVPPRAGDSSSINFQKGAQNVEESQGVCDTSSNSVLPPEHENQQNKPIMRKQDKRVTGRVFSVVSCLHRPTHINKGKQQRDRRKLREKRRSTGVVHLPSTESTGGSTGEDEEDLSGTCLETKHNTHHNEFLDHELIEERTAKMFTQRRNKRHYRTSYRSCINRHSCHSDLEADDEEFDSLNQSDSVNQSDHGNHEPQASVNTVNQPRLSTPTGDNPHELIERAQEENRRLLSLLEDRDHKIMALEARLLQQQHEMTIERERLREENAALIRAMAALASN, encoded by the exons ATGGCGTCCAGCTCCGTCAGCCAGGAGGATTTTGACAATGACTTCGAGTTAACATCCAGGAGGTCTAGGATCAGAACTGCAAGGGCACGGGTCGTTCCACCCAGGGCAGGAGACTCATCTTCCATAAACTTTCAaa AGGGTGCACAGAATGTGGAAGAATCTCAAGGTGTGTGCGACACGAGCTCGAACAGTGTGCTTCCACCTGAACATGAGAATCAACAGAATAAACCAATAATGAGGAAACAGGACAAACGAGTGACTGGCCG TGTCTTTAGTGTCGTATCCTGTTTGCACAGGCCAACGCATATAAACAAGGGGAAGCAGCAACGCGATCGACGGAAGCTTCGAGAGAAGAGACGAAGTACCGGAGTAGTACATTTGCCATCAACGGAG AGTACAGGAGGTAGTACaggagaagatgaagaagatcTTAGTGGCACTTGTCTTGAAACTAAACACAACACACACCACAATGAGTTCCTAGATCATGAACTCATAGAA GAACGGACAGCAAAAATGTTTACTCAAAGGCGAAACAAAAG GCATTACCGTACTTCCTACAGGTCATGTATAAATAGGCACAGTTG CCACTCCGATTTGGAGGCAGATGACGAGGAATTCGATTCCTTGAATCAGTCTGACAGTGTCAATCAATCAGATCATGGAAATCACGAGCCACAAGCTTCCGTAAACACCGTCAATCAACCAAGACTGTCTACGCCAACAGGAGATAATCCACAcgaa TTGATAGAACGAGCgcaagaagaaaatagaaggTTGCTGTCCCTCCTGGAGGATCGGGATCACAAGATAATGGCCCTCGAAGCTCGGCTGCTTCAACAGCAGCACGAAATGACCATAGAAAGGGAACGCCTTCGCGAGGAGAATGCCGCGTTAATTCGTGCTATGGCAGCCCTGGCGAGTAATTAA
- the LOC139992062 gene encoding uncharacterized protein isoform X5, whose protein sequence is MSSDITGMASSSVSQEDFDNDFELTSRRSRIRTARARVVPPRAGDSSSINFQKGAQNVEESQGVCDTSSNSVLPPEHENQQNKPIMRKQDKRVTGRVFSVVSCLHRPTHINKGKQQRDRRKLREKRRSTGVVHLPSTESTGGSTGEDEEDLSGTCLETKHNTHHNEFLDHELIEERTAKMFTQRRNKRHYRTSYRSCINRHSCHSDLEADDEEFDSLNQSDSVNQSDHGNHEPQASVNTVNQPRLSTPTGDNPHELIERAQEENRRLLSLLEDRDHKIMALEARLLQQQHEMTIERERLREENAALIRAMAALASN, encoded by the exons ATGTCCAG CGATATAACCGGCATGGCGTCCAGCTCCGTCAGCCAGGAGGATTTTGACAATGACTTCGAGTTAACATCCAGGAGGTCTAGGATCAGAACTGCAAGGGCACGGGTCGTTCCACCCAGGGCAGGAGACTCATCTTCCATAAACTTTCAaa AGGGTGCACAGAATGTGGAAGAATCTCAAGGTGTGTGCGACACGAGCTCGAACAGTGTGCTTCCACCTGAACATGAGAATCAACAGAATAAACCAATAATGAGGAAACAGGACAAACGAGTGACTGGCCG TGTCTTTAGTGTCGTATCCTGTTTGCACAGGCCAACGCATATAAACAAGGGGAAGCAGCAACGCGATCGACGGAAGCTTCGAGAGAAGAGACGAAGTACCGGAGTAGTACATTTGCCATCAACGGAG AGTACAGGAGGTAGTACaggagaagatgaagaagatcTTAGTGGCACTTGTCTTGAAACTAAACACAACACACACCACAATGAGTTCCTAGATCATGAACTCATAGAA GAACGGACAGCAAAAATGTTTACTCAAAGGCGAAACAAAAG GCATTACCGTACTTCCTACAGGTCATGTATAAATAGGCACAGTTG CCACTCCGATTTGGAGGCAGATGACGAGGAATTCGATTCCTTGAATCAGTCTGACAGTGTCAATCAATCAGATCATGGAAATCACGAGCCACAAGCTTCCGTAAACACCGTCAATCAACCAAGACTGTCTACGCCAACAGGAGATAATCCACAcgaa TTGATAGAACGAGCgcaagaagaaaatagaaggTTGCTGTCCCTCCTGGAGGATCGGGATCACAAGATAATGGCCCTCGAAGCTCGGCTGCTTCAACAGCAGCACGAAATGACCATAGAAAGGGAACGCCTTCGCGAGGAGAATGCCGCGTTAATTCGTGCTATGGCAGCCCTGGCGAGTAATTAA
- the LOC139992062 gene encoding uncharacterized protein isoform X1: MPCDFPLDKLNQALAFWPPNIVLVQHSDITGMASSSVSQEDFDNDFELTSRRSRIRTARARVVPPRAGDSSSINFQKGAQNVEESQGVCDTSSNSVLPPEHENQQNKPIMRKQDKRVTGRVFSVVSCLHRPTHINKGKQQRDRRKLREKRRSTGVVHLPSTESTGGSTGEDEEDLSGTCLETKHNTHHNEFLDHELIEERTAKMFTQRRNKRHYRTSYRSCINRHSCHSDLEADDEEFDSLNQSDSVNQSDHGNHEPQASVNTVNQPRLSTPTGDNPHELIERAQEENRRLLSLLEDRDHKIMALEARLLQQQHEMTIERERLREENAALIRAMAALASN, from the exons ATGCCTTGTGACTTTCCCTTAGACAAACTTAATCAAGCACTCGCTTTTTGGCCTCCAAATATCGTGCTGGTCCAACATAG CGATATAACCGGCATGGCGTCCAGCTCCGTCAGCCAGGAGGATTTTGACAATGACTTCGAGTTAACATCCAGGAGGTCTAGGATCAGAACTGCAAGGGCACGGGTCGTTCCACCCAGGGCAGGAGACTCATCTTCCATAAACTTTCAaa AGGGTGCACAGAATGTGGAAGAATCTCAAGGTGTGTGCGACACGAGCTCGAACAGTGTGCTTCCACCTGAACATGAGAATCAACAGAATAAACCAATAATGAGGAAACAGGACAAACGAGTGACTGGCCG TGTCTTTAGTGTCGTATCCTGTTTGCACAGGCCAACGCATATAAACAAGGGGAAGCAGCAACGCGATCGACGGAAGCTTCGAGAGAAGAGACGAAGTACCGGAGTAGTACATTTGCCATCAACGGAG AGTACAGGAGGTAGTACaggagaagatgaagaagatcTTAGTGGCACTTGTCTTGAAACTAAACACAACACACACCACAATGAGTTCCTAGATCATGAACTCATAGAA GAACGGACAGCAAAAATGTTTACTCAAAGGCGAAACAAAAG GCATTACCGTACTTCCTACAGGTCATGTATAAATAGGCACAGTTG CCACTCCGATTTGGAGGCAGATGACGAGGAATTCGATTCCTTGAATCAGTCTGACAGTGTCAATCAATCAGATCATGGAAATCACGAGCCACAAGCTTCCGTAAACACCGTCAATCAACCAAGACTGTCTACGCCAACAGGAGATAATCCACAcgaa TTGATAGAACGAGCgcaagaagaaaatagaaggTTGCTGTCCCTCCTGGAGGATCGGGATCACAAGATAATGGCCCTCGAAGCTCGGCTGCTTCAACAGCAGCACGAAATGACCATAGAAAGGGAACGCCTTCGCGAGGAGAATGCCGCGTTAATTCGTGCTATGGCAGCCCTGGCGAGTAATTAA
- the LOC139992062 gene encoding uncharacterized protein isoform X4 codes for MSRYFFDITGMASSSVSQEDFDNDFELTSRRSRIRTARARVVPPRAGDSSSINFQKGAQNVEESQGVCDTSSNSVLPPEHENQQNKPIMRKQDKRVTGRVFSVVSCLHRPTHINKGKQQRDRRKLREKRRSTGVVHLPSTESTGGSTGEDEEDLSGTCLETKHNTHHNEFLDHELIEERTAKMFTQRRNKRHYRTSYRSCINRHSCHSDLEADDEEFDSLNQSDSVNQSDHGNHEPQASVNTVNQPRLSTPTGDNPHELIERAQEENRRLLSLLEDRDHKIMALEARLLQQQHEMTIERERLREENAALIRAMAALASN; via the exons ATGTCCAGGTATTTTTT CGATATAACCGGCATGGCGTCCAGCTCCGTCAGCCAGGAGGATTTTGACAATGACTTCGAGTTAACATCCAGGAGGTCTAGGATCAGAACTGCAAGGGCACGGGTCGTTCCACCCAGGGCAGGAGACTCATCTTCCATAAACTTTCAaa AGGGTGCACAGAATGTGGAAGAATCTCAAGGTGTGTGCGACACGAGCTCGAACAGTGTGCTTCCACCTGAACATGAGAATCAACAGAATAAACCAATAATGAGGAAACAGGACAAACGAGTGACTGGCCG TGTCTTTAGTGTCGTATCCTGTTTGCACAGGCCAACGCATATAAACAAGGGGAAGCAGCAACGCGATCGACGGAAGCTTCGAGAGAAGAGACGAAGTACCGGAGTAGTACATTTGCCATCAACGGAG AGTACAGGAGGTAGTACaggagaagatgaagaagatcTTAGTGGCACTTGTCTTGAAACTAAACACAACACACACCACAATGAGTTCCTAGATCATGAACTCATAGAA GAACGGACAGCAAAAATGTTTACTCAAAGGCGAAACAAAAG GCATTACCGTACTTCCTACAGGTCATGTATAAATAGGCACAGTTG CCACTCCGATTTGGAGGCAGATGACGAGGAATTCGATTCCTTGAATCAGTCTGACAGTGTCAATCAATCAGATCATGGAAATCACGAGCCACAAGCTTCCGTAAACACCGTCAATCAACCAAGACTGTCTACGCCAACAGGAGATAATCCACAcgaa TTGATAGAACGAGCgcaagaagaaaatagaaggTTGCTGTCCCTCCTGGAGGATCGGGATCACAAGATAATGGCCCTCGAAGCTCGGCTGCTTCAACAGCAGCACGAAATGACCATAGAAAGGGAACGCCTTCGCGAGGAGAATGCCGCGTTAATTCGTGCTATGGCAGCCCTGGCGAGTAATTAA
- the LOC139992062 gene encoding uncharacterized protein isoform X2 — MPCDFPLDKLNQALAFWPPNIVLVQHSDITGMASSSVSQEDFDNDFELTSRRSRIRTARARVVPPRAGDSSSINFQKGAQNVEESQGVCDTSSNSVLPPEHENQQNKPIMRKQDKRVTGRPTHINKGKQQRDRRKLREKRRSTGVVHLPSTESTGGSTGEDEEDLSGTCLETKHNTHHNEFLDHELIEERTAKMFTQRRNKRHYRTSYRSCINRHSCHSDLEADDEEFDSLNQSDSVNQSDHGNHEPQASVNTVNQPRLSTPTGDNPHELIERAQEENRRLLSLLEDRDHKIMALEARLLQQQHEMTIERERLREENAALIRAMAALASN, encoded by the exons ATGCCTTGTGACTTTCCCTTAGACAAACTTAATCAAGCACTCGCTTTTTGGCCTCCAAATATCGTGCTGGTCCAACATAG CGATATAACCGGCATGGCGTCCAGCTCCGTCAGCCAGGAGGATTTTGACAATGACTTCGAGTTAACATCCAGGAGGTCTAGGATCAGAACTGCAAGGGCACGGGTCGTTCCACCCAGGGCAGGAGACTCATCTTCCATAAACTTTCAaa AGGGTGCACAGAATGTGGAAGAATCTCAAGGTGTGTGCGACACGAGCTCGAACAGTGTGCTTCCACCTGAACATGAGAATCAACAGAATAAACCAATAATGAGGAAACAGGACAAACGAGTGACTGGCCG GCCAACGCATATAAACAAGGGGAAGCAGCAACGCGATCGACGGAAGCTTCGAGAGAAGAGACGAAGTACCGGAGTAGTACATTTGCCATCAACGGAG AGTACAGGAGGTAGTACaggagaagatgaagaagatcTTAGTGGCACTTGTCTTGAAACTAAACACAACACACACCACAATGAGTTCCTAGATCATGAACTCATAGAA GAACGGACAGCAAAAATGTTTACTCAAAGGCGAAACAAAAG GCATTACCGTACTTCCTACAGGTCATGTATAAATAGGCACAGTTG CCACTCCGATTTGGAGGCAGATGACGAGGAATTCGATTCCTTGAATCAGTCTGACAGTGTCAATCAATCAGATCATGGAAATCACGAGCCACAAGCTTCCGTAAACACCGTCAATCAACCAAGACTGTCTACGCCAACAGGAGATAATCCACAcgaa TTGATAGAACGAGCgcaagaagaaaatagaaggTTGCTGTCCCTCCTGGAGGATCGGGATCACAAGATAATGGCCCTCGAAGCTCGGCTGCTTCAACAGCAGCACGAAATGACCATAGAAAGGGAACGCCTTCGCGAGGAGAATGCCGCGTTAATTCGTGCTATGGCAGCCCTGGCGAGTAATTAA
- the LOC139992062 gene encoding uncharacterized protein isoform X3 translates to MPCDFPLDKLNQALAFWPPNIVLVQHSDITGMASSSVSQEDFDNDFELTSRRSRIRTARARVVPPRAGDSSSINFQKGAQNVEESQGVCDTSSNSVLPPEHENQQNKPIMRKQDKRVTGRVFSVVSCLHRPTHINKGKQQRDRRKLREKRRSTGVVHLPSTESTGGSTGEDEEDLSGTCLETKHNTHHNEFLDHELIEERTAKMFTQRRNKSHSDLEADDEEFDSLNQSDSVNQSDHGNHEPQASVNTVNQPRLSTPTGDNPHELIERAQEENRRLLSLLEDRDHKIMALEARLLQQQHEMTIERERLREENAALIRAMAALASN, encoded by the exons ATGCCTTGTGACTTTCCCTTAGACAAACTTAATCAAGCACTCGCTTTTTGGCCTCCAAATATCGTGCTGGTCCAACATAG CGATATAACCGGCATGGCGTCCAGCTCCGTCAGCCAGGAGGATTTTGACAATGACTTCGAGTTAACATCCAGGAGGTCTAGGATCAGAACTGCAAGGGCACGGGTCGTTCCACCCAGGGCAGGAGACTCATCTTCCATAAACTTTCAaa AGGGTGCACAGAATGTGGAAGAATCTCAAGGTGTGTGCGACACGAGCTCGAACAGTGTGCTTCCACCTGAACATGAGAATCAACAGAATAAACCAATAATGAGGAAACAGGACAAACGAGTGACTGGCCG TGTCTTTAGTGTCGTATCCTGTTTGCACAGGCCAACGCATATAAACAAGGGGAAGCAGCAACGCGATCGACGGAAGCTTCGAGAGAAGAGACGAAGTACCGGAGTAGTACATTTGCCATCAACGGAG AGTACAGGAGGTAGTACaggagaagatgaagaagatcTTAGTGGCACTTGTCTTGAAACTAAACACAACACACACCACAATGAGTTCCTAGATCATGAACTCATAGAA GAACGGACAGCAAAAATGTTTACTCAAAGGCGAAACAAAAG CCACTCCGATTTGGAGGCAGATGACGAGGAATTCGATTCCTTGAATCAGTCTGACAGTGTCAATCAATCAGATCATGGAAATCACGAGCCACAAGCTTCCGTAAACACCGTCAATCAACCAAGACTGTCTACGCCAACAGGAGATAATCCACAcgaa TTGATAGAACGAGCgcaagaagaaaatagaaggTTGCTGTCCCTCCTGGAGGATCGGGATCACAAGATAATGGCCCTCGAAGCTCGGCTGCTTCAACAGCAGCACGAAATGACCATAGAAAGGGAACGCCTTCGCGAGGAGAATGCCGCGTTAATTCGTGCTATGGCAGCCCTGGCGAGTAATTAA
- the LOC139992062 gene encoding uncharacterized protein isoform X7 yields MSRYFFDITGMASSSVSQEDFDNDFELTSRRSRIRTARARVVPPRAGDSSSINFQKGAQNVEESQGVCDTSSNSVLPPEHENQQNKPIMRKQDKRVTGRVFSVVSCLHRPTHINKGKQQRDRRKLREKRRSTGVVHLPSTESTGGSTGEDEEDLSGTCLETKHNTHHNEFLDHELIEERTAKMFTQRRNKSHSDLEADDEEFDSLNQSDSVNQSDHGNHEPQASVNTVNQPRLSTPTGDNPHELIERAQEENRRLLSLLEDRDHKIMALEARLLQQQHEMTIERERLREENAALIRAMAALASN; encoded by the exons ATGTCCAGGTATTTTTT CGATATAACCGGCATGGCGTCCAGCTCCGTCAGCCAGGAGGATTTTGACAATGACTTCGAGTTAACATCCAGGAGGTCTAGGATCAGAACTGCAAGGGCACGGGTCGTTCCACCCAGGGCAGGAGACTCATCTTCCATAAACTTTCAaa AGGGTGCACAGAATGTGGAAGAATCTCAAGGTGTGTGCGACACGAGCTCGAACAGTGTGCTTCCACCTGAACATGAGAATCAACAGAATAAACCAATAATGAGGAAACAGGACAAACGAGTGACTGGCCG TGTCTTTAGTGTCGTATCCTGTTTGCACAGGCCAACGCATATAAACAAGGGGAAGCAGCAACGCGATCGACGGAAGCTTCGAGAGAAGAGACGAAGTACCGGAGTAGTACATTTGCCATCAACGGAG AGTACAGGAGGTAGTACaggagaagatgaagaagatcTTAGTGGCACTTGTCTTGAAACTAAACACAACACACACCACAATGAGTTCCTAGATCATGAACTCATAGAA GAACGGACAGCAAAAATGTTTACTCAAAGGCGAAACAAAAG CCACTCCGATTTGGAGGCAGATGACGAGGAATTCGATTCCTTGAATCAGTCTGACAGTGTCAATCAATCAGATCATGGAAATCACGAGCCACAAGCTTCCGTAAACACCGTCAATCAACCAAGACTGTCTACGCCAACAGGAGATAATCCACAcgaa TTGATAGAACGAGCgcaagaagaaaatagaaggTTGCTGTCCCTCCTGGAGGATCGGGATCACAAGATAATGGCCCTCGAAGCTCGGCTGCTTCAACAGCAGCACGAAATGACCATAGAAAGGGAACGCCTTCGCGAGGAGAATGCCGCGTTAATTCGTGCTATGGCAGCCCTGGCGAGTAATTAA